A stretch of the Ptychodera flava strain L36383 chromosome 18, AS_Pfla_20210202, whole genome shotgun sequence genome encodes the following:
- the LOC139117076 gene encoding ras-related protein Rac1-like, with protein MQNLKMTVVGDGAVGKSCLLIAYNTGSFPGEYVPTVFDNYCANTMVDGKPYSIAFFDTAGQEDYDRLRPLSYPMTDVFLLCFSIENECSLDNVESKWLPELKHHMPHTPIILVANKIDLRTSGTLSHRRTTDLLTYEKGLEVAKRNGMRYYETSALTSTGLKTLFDDAVRLGAQGSGSGKSKKKGFGGFGSRSKDNLPLPPIMPPAGQAPWIEIKTSTFSEHWYKVLENPSMLM; from the exons ATGCAGAACCTGAAGATGACCGTGGTCGGTGATGGTGCAGTTGGTAAGAGCTGTCTTCTAATAGCGTACAACACTGGCTCCTTCCCTGGGGAGTATGTGCCCACCGTTTTTGACAATTATTGTGCTAATACCATGGTAGATGGAAAGCCATacagcattgcattttttgacACTGCTGGGCAG GAAGACTATGACAGACTGCGCCCTCTATCATACCCAATGACAGATGTCTTTCTCCTTTGTTTCTCCATTGAAAATGAATGTTCATTGGACAATGTTGAATCCAAATGGTTGCCCGAATTGAAACATCATATGCCACATACTCCAATCATCCTTGTGGCAAACAAAATTG ATCTCAGAACCAGTGGCACTCTCAGTCATCGCAGAACAACGGATTTGTTGACTTATGAAAAAGGTCTAGAAGTTGCCAAAAGAAATGGAATGAGATATTATGAAACAAGTGCTCTCACATCCACAGGGCTGAAGACTCTATTTGATGATGCA GTCAGGCTTGGAGCGCAGGGTTCTGGCAGTGGAAAGTCGAAGAAAAAAGGTTTTGGTGGTTTTGGATCCAGGAGCAAAGACAACTTACCTCTGCCTCCAATTATGCCTCCAGCTG GACAGGCTCCATGGATTGAAATTAAGACATCAACTTTCAGCGAGCACTGGTACAAAGTGCTGGAAAACCCGTCCATGCTGATGTGA